The Romeriopsis navalis LEGE 11480 genome includes the window ACCCATTGATACTGGAAGAGCAATCAAACTACAATGGCTGAGATTAAAAAAAGTAAGACTTGAAAGTTCACATATTTGATCGGGTAAGCCACCAAATTTATTGGAGCGGATATTAAGTGAAGTTAGACTTTTTAATCTAGCTATCTGATCTGGAAATTCTTCAAAACAGTTCGAACTCAAATCTAATGAGATTAAATTTCTCAATTGAACAATTGACTCGGGCAAACTAGTCAGATAGTTATTACTAAGATCCAATGAAGTTAAATTTGTCAAGTCGGCAATCCATTTGGGCACCTCTTGTAATCCAGTAAAACTAAGATTCAGAGACGTAAATTTATCAAGCTGACTTACTGAATCAGGTAAATTAGTAATGGGATTCCCTGATAATAGTAAGGATTTAAGCCTGGTTAGCTGACCAATCGACTCCGGCAAACTTACGAGCTGATTATCTCGCAGATCTAACGACGTTAGATTAGTTAGCTGACCAATCGACTCCGGCAAACTTACGAGCTGATTATCTCGCAGATCTAACGACGTTAGATTAGTTAGCTGACCAATCGACTCCGGCAAGGTGCTAATACCTGCTGATGGGAAACTAAGCTCTTCCCAGTCATTTTGCATAACCAGCTCAATCATATCCAGTAATATATCTGGCTCCATCATTGGCTTGCTCCTCTATCCACAAAAATAGGAACGTCAAGACAAAACACTTAGAAAATTTCCAGTACAAATCATTAAGGCTTTTCAACAATGTCTGAACGAGTCTGCTAATACACTTCACCATCTCAAGTGATGACACTAAAAACTATTTACATAATTTCTATAGTCTTGAGGTAATCAAATACCCACAGCGATGCTCCCCGCCCACCAGCCAATGCGTCCGCTCCACCTTACAATCTGGCAACGCCGTCGAAAACATCTCCAACTCATTCCCACACACACTCGGATAAGACTCCGCAATCTGGGAAATCGCACAGTTGTATTCCGTCAACACAAACCCCGCATCGGGATTCTCCGGCTCCACCAAATGACACTCCGCCATATACCCCTCCGACTGGCGCATCTCCACCAACTTCTGCACCCGCTTATATAGGTCGCCACTGCCCACCTGCGATCGATATTCCGTCGCCTTCCGCTGCCACTGCTGCTGTAAAATCGACGCCATCTGCTCCTTACCCACCGTCTTCGCCAGGGTATCGAGCAAATCGATCGAAAAGCTATCATAGCGATCGGGAAACTGCTTCCGCCCATCCGCACTCAGCGCATACACATGATTCGGGCGGCCCATCTTCGCCGCCACCGTCTCATGCACAATCAACCCCTCTGTCTCCAAATCCTTCAGATGCCGCCGAATTCCCTGGGGCGTCATTTCCAAGCGCTCCGCCAAGTCATGCGCCGTTAGCTGACCCTGCTTCAACAGCGCGGTCAGAATATCCTGCTTCGTATTCGGCTGCTGGCTCGTGGTCATCAGGATCAAGCGAGGGAATTAGAGCAAATATAGCGTGGGAGCGCTCACCAAAATATCTCGAAACGTTGCGCCGACTTTGACAACACAGATGTTGCTAAAGTACTCTACAATGATTAAAGCAACTTTCGTGTTGTTTTAATTATAGAATCAGTGAGCCGAAAGTTTAACCTATTGCGAGAGAGCGATCGCGTATGAGCACTTCCCCTGTTGCTAGCCAAGATAGCGCCGACAAGAATTTGGACGTAATGCGTGGCTTCGCCGAAGCCTACGCCAAGCGCTCTGACACCTATTTTTGCGTCGATCCAGGCGTCACGGCGGTTGTGCTCAAAGGCTTAGCCGACCACAAAGAAACCCTCGGTGCGGCCCTTTGCCCCTGCCGTCACTACGAAGACAAGCAAGCCGAAGCCGATGCCGCCTACTGGAACTGCCCCTGCGTCCCCATGCGTGAGCGCAAAGAATGTCACTGCATGCTTTTCCTCACCCCCGACAACGACTTCGCCGCCGAATCCCAGTCCATCACCCTGGAAGAAGTCAAAGCACATACTTCTTAATATTTAGGATTGCTGGGCTACCGCTCAAACAATCTTAACCTTGGCCGATCGTCAGAACACTCGATTAACAATCCGCATAATCCATGAGCGCAACTGTTCAGAACCTAGTTAATCAACCCTATAAGTACGGCTTCGTCACCGACATCGAATCGGACGTCATTCCTAAGGGTTTGAACGAAGATGTCGTGCGGATGATTTCGGCCAAGAAAGCAGAGCCGGAATGGATGCTGGAGTTTCGCTTGCGCGCCTACCGCACCTGGGTCCAAATGACCGAGCCGCAGTGGGCACACGTCGAATACCCGCCGGTTGATTACCAGGACATCGTCTACTACTCCGCGCCCAAAAAGTCGGAGAAAAAGAAGGAAAGCCTCGATGAGGTCGATCCCGAACTGCTCGCCACCTTCGATAAGCTCGGGATCTCGATCTCCGAGCAGAAGCGGCTGAGCAACGTCGCCGTGGATGTGATTTTTGACAGTGTGTCGATCGCCACCACCTTCAAAGAAAAGCTGGCGGAGCACGGTGTGATCTTCTGCTCCATCTCGGAAGCGATTAAAGATCATCCCGAGCTGGTCAAGAAATATTTGGGTAGCGTCGTCCCCGTCGCCGACAACTTCTACTCGGCTTTGAACGCTGCCGTCTACACCGATGGCTCCTTCGTGTTCATTCCCAAAGGCGTCACCTGCCCGATGGAATTGTCCACCTACTTCCGGATTAACAACGGTGACTCCGGCCAGTTTGAGCGGACATTGATCGTCGCCGAAGAAGGCGCATCTGTCAGCTACCTCGAAGGCTGCACCGCGCCGATGTACGACACCAACCAGCTCCACGCTGCCGTAGTCGAAATCGTCGCCCTCGACGATGCGGATGTAAAATACTCCACCGTCCAGAACTGGTACGCCGGTGACGCCGAAGGCAAAGGCGGAATTTACAACTTCGTTACCAAGCGCGGCCTCTGCAAAGGCAAGAACTCCAAAATTTCCTGGACCCAGGTCGAAACCGGTTCCGCGATCACTTGGAAGTATCCGAGCTGCATCCTCATCGGAGACAACTCCGTTGGTGAATTCTATTCCGTTGCATTGACCAACAACATGCAACAGGCCGACACCGGCACCAAGATGATTCACATTGGTAAGAACACCAAGAGCACGATCGTCACCAAAGGCATCTCTGCGGGTAAATCCAAAAACAGCTATCGCGGCCTCGTCAAAATTGGCCCGAAAGCTGAGGGCGCACGCAACTATTCCCAATGCGACTCGATGCTAATTGGGGATAACGCCGAAGCGAATACCTTCCCCTATATCCAAGTCCAGAACAAGTGCGGCAAAGTCGAGCACGAGGCTTCCACCTCTAAGATTGGCGAAGACCAACTGTTCTACTTCCAGCAGCGCGGCATTTCGATGGAAGACGCCATCTCCATGATGATCAGCGGCTTCTGTAAGGATGTATTTAGCCAGTTGCCAATGGAATTTGCCGTGGAAGCGGACAAGCTGCTGGCGCTGAAGCTCGAAGGCAGCGTGGGTTAATCCGTCCTGGTTTAGTTCATGTTGGTTAATCCGTCCGAGTTTTGATTTGCGGCGATCGCGCACTTGTAATCAACG containing:
- the sufR gene encoding iron-sulfur cluster biosynthesis transcriptional regulator SufR; this encodes MTTSQQPNTKQDILTALLKQGQLTAHDLAERLEMTPQGIRRHLKDLETEGLIVHETVAAKMGRPNHVYALSADGRKQFPDRYDSFSIDLLDTLAKTVGKEQMASILQQQWQRKATEYRSQVGSGDLYKRVQKLVEMRQSEGYMAECHLVEPENPDAGFVLTEYNCAISQIAESYPSVCGNELEMFSTALPDCKVERTHWLVGGEHRCGYLITSRL
- a CDS encoding ferredoxin-thioredoxin reductase catalytic domain-containing protein; this translates as MSTSPVASQDSADKNLDVMRGFAEAYAKRSDTYFCVDPGVTAVVLKGLADHKETLGAALCPCRHYEDKQAEADAAYWNCPCVPMRERKECHCMLFLTPDNDFAAESQSITLEEVKAHTS
- the sufB gene encoding Fe-S cluster assembly protein SufB; the protein is MSATVQNLVNQPYKYGFVTDIESDVIPKGLNEDVVRMISAKKAEPEWMLEFRLRAYRTWVQMTEPQWAHVEYPPVDYQDIVYYSAPKKSEKKKESLDEVDPELLATFDKLGISISEQKRLSNVAVDVIFDSVSIATTFKEKLAEHGVIFCSISEAIKDHPELVKKYLGSVVPVADNFYSALNAAVYTDGSFVFIPKGVTCPMELSTYFRINNGDSGQFERTLIVAEEGASVSYLEGCTAPMYDTNQLHAAVVEIVALDDADVKYSTVQNWYAGDAEGKGGIYNFVTKRGLCKGKNSKISWTQVETGSAITWKYPSCILIGDNSVGEFYSVALTNNMQQADTGTKMIHIGKNTKSTIVTKGISAGKSKNSYRGLVKIGPKAEGARNYSQCDSMLIGDNAEANTFPYIQVQNKCGKVEHEASTSKIGEDQLFYFQQRGISMEDAISMMISGFCKDVFSQLPMEFAVEADKLLALKLEGSVG